CGCGACGATTGCCTCGAATGTACATCATGGCATTGATTGAAGTTCCGCCGCCCAAAACTTTGCCTTGGGCGATCGAGATTTGGCGATCGCCTAAACCTGGTTCTGGTTCGGTTGAGTAACCCCAATCTGCATTAGAACCCCACAGAGAAGTCATCGACTGCATATCTGTGTTGTGGATAGCGGGGTTGCTATCTGGACTGCCTGCTTCTAGTAACAGAACGCTACAACCCAGATTTTTCATCAGTCGGTAGGCAATGACACAACCAGCCGCGCCAGCACCTACAATAATGTAATCAAATGTACGTTCAAAATTCATTGACTAGTCCACCTTTTTTACCGGTTTAGAAACTCATCAATCTCTTTTTGGGATAAACTATCAATGACATTGGCAGCGAGATATTCCAGATAGTATTTGCCCCACATTGTTTCCCACAAACTAAATGTCAAATCGAAATTTTCCCCTAATTTATTCGCTAAATAAATCTCAAGTTCCCAAACAGTGTCGTCGAATTCTTGCTCGGTGAACTTATAACCTGCTTGCGCTGCATATGTCAAAACTTCTAGTTTAGGAAGAGTTTTTAATTTGGTTTGCAATTCGGACTGGTGGACGAGTTTTTGTAAAAAATTAACGACTTCTATTCTTGCCATAGGATTTTGACGAGTTTAAAAACTTAGTTAAGAAACTGTTTTAGTTCTGCCTCAGAAAAAGCCTGAAATAATTCTTCAACTACATAGTGCAGGCGAGACTTGCCCCACATTTTCCGCCATAAACTACTATTAGCGCCGATCGCTTCACCCATTCTCTCGATAATAATCTGAGCTTCCATACCTCCAATAACCTCAGCTAATTCCTCACCATTAAAGCTGTAACCCAAACTTTTAGCGTGAAAAATAACTTCGGGTAAGTTTTTCTGCTCGAATTTTTCTAGCAATTTTGTATCGCTATGACAAACTCTAAAAAAATCAATTACACTTGCTTTCGACATAAACATAATCTCCTCTAACGAAAATCTGGACCAATAATCCAGTTTTCACTTGTCACCATACTATGAACGTAATTAGTTTCAAAAAGATGCCCAAATTCCGGTAGAATTAGATTTTCATATTCTGGCGAATTCAAAGCTTTCTCAAGAGAAGATAAATCATCAAACCAAAGTTGCGATACACAGTCGAGAATAGACTCACCGATCGCGTAAAAACTATCGCGAACGTGGCATTGAAGATAGCGTTGCAAACCTGGAATTTTCATAACTTTAGCAGCATGACCGTGCAACATAGTTTGGCGAAACTCTGCTAATGGCATTCCAGCTTTTCGCTTCACCATAATCAAAAGCTTGATGCGCTTAGAATCTCTTTGTAGCGGTTCGCCTTCCATTAAAACGTGAGCTGTAGTATCTAGCCCAACCGTCCGCCAAAATGCTGCCCAGTTTGGTTCATCTCGTCGCGCTCCTTCGATAAACTCTTTAGACTGAAGCGAAGCAATTTGTTCTGCTTCATTTTCTAACCAAATTTCAGCAACACCACTAAAAAGCGGATCTACTGGCTCGGCTCCAAAAGGAATTCTGAGATCGATTAAATACCTTCTAATTTGAGGAATTTTGCTGGCATAATTTACCGCATGAATGTTAATCCAATAGTCTTGAAAATCTTTCTCACTCATCCCTGGTCTGGGATGGGCAAATATTAATTGGTGAATCATGGTGAAGAAAGGGTGTGGGGTGTAGGGTGTGGGGTGTGATGGGGAGAATTCAGAATTAATTTTGAATTTTGAATTTTGAATTTTGAATTTTGAATTGCTCCCCCAGCTCTCTTCTCCCTAGCCGATCGCTCCTGGGACTTCATTACTGATGACGAGATCGATCAGGAAAGGACCGTTGTGGAACAGAGCTTGAGCGATCGCGGGTTTGATCTGCTCTGGTGTTTCCACGCGCACGGCTTGTACTCCCATCGCCCGTGCTAGCTCGTCAAACCGCAGATCGGGATGACATAAATCGAAAGATGCAGGAAATTCGGCTTGCGGAAGCTGCTGTTCTTGCCAATACTGCAAAATATTCAACTTTAGAATGCGATAGCTGCGATTGTTGCAGATGACAAATTTAGCGTCGATATTGTGGTGAGCAGCCGTCCACAATGCTTGGATCGTGTACATTGCGCCACCATCACCCGAAAAACCGATCGCCGTTTTATCGGGATGGGCGAGCTTAATCCCAATTGCACCAGGAATACCCACACCGAGGGAACCACCCCGTGTCTGAAAATAATGTCCCAGCGTCGTTGGTGGAATGTAGCGACACAGCTCTTCAGAATGAGTAATAGCCTCATCGAAGACGATCGCGTTTGGTGGTAAATGTCTGGCGAGTTCCTCAGCAAACTGTGATAAATGCAGAGGTACTATGTCATGCACAGCTTTGTCAGCTTCAAACTGTTCCGTCATGTGCTGCTTTTTCGTTTCAGCAATTTGGGCAATTCTTTGACCGACTAGCCGCTTTTGCTCGGCAGTCATTATTTTTTCTAATTCAGCACCCAATTTAGCAAGGGTCATTTTCGGATCGCTGACTATACCGAGATCTACAGGGAAATTTTTAGCAATTTCGTAAGCATTCAGATCGATATGAATGATTTTTGTATTAGGTGCAAACGCACCGGATAATGCAGGAAAGACTTCGGGGAAAACATATGTACCGCAGATCAGCACGACATCAGCTTGAGATGTAATGCGACTGCTGACTTCGCCAAACATATGACCTAGCAAGCCACCAAACAACGGATGGGTTGCACTCATATTTGGTTCCGATGAATCCGAACCCCAGACTTGAGCGCCAGTTAATTCGGCGACGCGGGTTAATTCTACCTGAGCGTCGGAATAAGCTATACCATCGCCCACAATAATCAGTGGTTTGGATGCTGTAGCTAACATTGTTGCTGCTTTCGCGATCGCCTCCGGTTCGGGAGCAACTCGCGTAATGGGGATCGAGGTGGGAACGACTTCTTCCTCATTTGGCGCATCCAACACATCCATTGGCAGAGAGACAAAAACCGGACCCATCGGTGGCGTAGCGGCAATTTTGATCGCTCGACGCAATACCCGCAGCAGCGAACTCGGATGAACGACCCTAGTTGCCCATTTAGTGACGGGCTTTGCCATACTTACTAAGTCTGCTGCCATCTGCGCATCCATCGCATCGTATTGGATGCCAGATTCACCCGCCAGTACCACTAGCGGCGCATGACCGCGCATTGCTTGATACAACATTCCGATCCCATTACCCAGACCAACGCCACTATGCAGTTGCACGACAGTAGGCTTTTTAGTAGAGCGAGCGTAGCCATCAGCAGCCGCTACCGCGATCGTTTCTTGTAAGGCAAGAATGTATTCAAATTCTGGATAATAATCGCTGAGTGCATCGAGAAACCCCTCTTCAGATGTACCGGGGTTGCCGAACATGTAGCGGATACCATCAGCAAGTAATTGCTCGATAATTGCAAATCTACCGTTTCTTTTTTCCATGATTTTTTCCTTTTAGAGAGGGAGCAGGGAGCAGTGACCAGTAACCTGTAATTTCTCCCTTGTCTCCCTTGTCTCCCTTGTCTCCCTTGTCCTCTTCCACTACCAGCCGTACCGTCTCAATCCCTTTTCCAAAACCTCTACCAACCGCTGACCAGTTGCATAGGAGTCTGGGGTGGAACGACCTGTGACGAAGGGGTAATCGACAATGACTGAAACTTCATGCCCGACGTTACCGTGGAATTGCCCTTCTGGTCCCGTAGCATCGCGCAGAATGTACTCTAGTGGATAGAACGGAGGACCGAAGTTAATATCACCTAAGTTAGGATTGACGTTCGCTCCCATAAATCCCGTACCGTCTTTGTAGTCATATTCCAAACAATGACCTGTAACGTGCTTGCCCCAGATAATGCTTTTGCGATCGTTGATGTCGCGGGCAAAGGCAAGGCAGGGAACGCCATAACATTCGGCAGCAATGGGTTTATCCATTTGATAGAAGTTGAGGATCAAATCGTGGACTCTTTGGTTGTTGACCAAATCCACCAGAGGACCGCTACCACCAACGATTAACATCGAATCGTATTGACTTAAATCTTTGGCGCGGATTTCCTCAAGTCTGCGGTAGTAGGCTTCCATTTCCCGCAGAAATTTAGGAGAACTCCAATAAGGTCTTTCAGGTAGCCAATCTCTCAAGCTGATTGGATTATTTAAGCGGGGGTTATTGGGGTCGTCTATAGCGCGGACTTTCTCTGCCATTTCTTGAGAAACGACAGGGCGACCTAAAGGCGGATCGACGAATGTAGCATCCATGCTAGGGGTGAGGGCTACAGGTCTTTTGCCTGTTGGCGTTGCAAAGTCCACTTGATACCCAGCAGCATCGAAGGTTTCTAGGGGACCGATCAATTCTTCGCCCCAGTAACCCCATTCCGATAGAATAATCAAAATCTTTCTAGTCATTGGAACCTCTTTTGGTAATTGGTAATTGGTAATTGGTAATTGGTAGTTGGTAATTGGTTGTAGGGGCGAGTTTGTTCCTAGATTTCTGTACCACACAAGTTATTTGTTAGGTAAAACCGCCCGCACATTAGTGCGTAGTTAATTCCGAATTCCGAATTCCGTAGCTTGCTTCCCCGCAGGGGTATTCCGAATTCTGCTTGATTTGAGTCGCGATCGCATCGATAAATGCGTGAACATCATGTCCTGCTCGTCCCGTTACCATGTCGCCGTCGATCGCAATATTTTTGGGGTCGTTTGGCTCGGAATTAGCAGGGGGTGGTACGTAAATTGCACCTGCATTCGTGATGTCTGCTAAGACAACTTCGTGACAAATCACTCGTCGTCCTTTCAGTAGCTCTGGCATTGGTGTAAGCAACCATAACCCGTGGCACAGCAGCCCTTTGATGATTTTGGGATTCGCCATTGCTTTAGCGAAGAATTGGACTGCTGGAGCGGTGCGAGTCTGTTCTGGACTGATTTGTTGTCCTTGTGGGGGTTGAAAGTAGCGCAGGCGGACGCTGGTGTAATTTGCAGCCATGATGACAGCTGCATATTCATTGAGATCTACGTTTTGAAAGTCTATGTTGACTTCTAATGTTGCAAGGGGCGCTTCCTGTCTATTGATCCGATCTGCTACTTCTACGCTATCGACATCAGCGGCAAAGCGAACGCTGGGCTGTTCCCATAGCCGAGACATCAAATCTACGGTTGCACCTAGTTCGGCAAAGCGTGTTTGATATGCTTCAATCTCGTAGGGAATGTATTCAGTTTCAACCAGTACGGCGATTTTCTTGCCTTCAAGCATTCTCGCGGTCATGTGTTTGCTCCTACGCGCTTAAAGGCTTCAGTTGTACGACGATTTCTGCTTCCGAACCGAGTTGAAATTCTTTTTCGCTCAGATTAATTCGGAAGTTATCGGGATCGATATCATCGCGATCGCTACCATCAATGCTGATGCGGCTAACCTGCAAGCTATGAGGTCTGACAAAATCAGGTAAGACATTGATCGAGCGCTGCCGACAATTTTTATTCGGTTTGAAGTAAAGGCAGAAAGGTTGTTTCGTGACGTAAGAACTCACGTATATATGAGCTAAATAATTTAGCTCGAAGGCATGGTAGCCGGAGATCGCGTGTCCGCCTTTATTCCCATAACCACCTTGAATTATGGGCA
This window of the Chroococcidiopsis thermalis PCC 7203 genome carries:
- a CDS encoding Nif11-like leader peptide family natural product precursor, with product MARIEVVNFLQKLVHQSELQTKLKTLPKLEVLTYAAQAGYKFTEQEFDDTVWELEIYLANKLGENFDLTFSLWETMWGKYYLEYLAANVIDSLSQKEIDEFLNR
- a CDS encoding Nif11 family protein yields the protein MSKASVIDFFRVCHSDTKLLEKFEQKNLPEVIFHAKSLGYSFNGEELAEVIGGMEAQIIIERMGEAIGANSSLWRKMWGKSRLHYVVEELFQAFSEAELKQFLN
- a CDS encoding EthD domain-containing protein, translating into MIHQLIFAHPRPGMSEKDFQDYWINIHAVNYASKIPQIRRYLIDLRIPFGAEPVDPLFSGVAEIWLENEAEQIASLQSKEFIEGARRDEPNWAAFWRTVGLDTTAHVLMEGEPLQRDSKRIKLLIMVKRKAGMPLAEFRQTMLHGHAAKVMKIPGLQRYLQCHVRDSFYAIGESILDCVSQLWFDDLSSLEKALNSPEYENLILPEFGHLFETNYVHSMVTSENWIIGPDFR
- a CDS encoding thiamine pyrophosphate-binding protein codes for the protein MEKRNGRFAIIEQLLADGIRYMFGNPGTSEEGFLDALSDYYPEFEYILALQETIAVAAADGYARSTKKPTVVQLHSGVGLGNGIGMLYQAMRGHAPLVVLAGESGIQYDAMDAQMAADLVSMAKPVTKWATRVVHPSSLLRVLRRAIKIAATPPMGPVFVSLPMDVLDAPNEEEVVPTSIPITRVAPEPEAIAKAATMLATASKPLIIVGDGIAYSDAQVELTRVAELTGAQVWGSDSSEPNMSATHPLFGGLLGHMFGEVSSRITSQADVVLICGTYVFPEVFPALSGAFAPNTKIIHIDLNAYEIAKNFPVDLGIVSDPKMTLAKLGAELEKIMTAEQKRLVGQRIAQIAETKKQHMTEQFEADKAVHDIVPLHLSQFAEELARHLPPNAIVFDEAITHSEELCRYIPPTTLGHYFQTRGGSLGVGIPGAIGIKLAHPDKTAIGFSGDGGAMYTIQALWTAAHHNIDAKFVICNNRSYRILKLNILQYWQEQQLPQAEFPASFDLCHPDLRFDELARAMGVQAVRVETPEQIKPAIAQALFHNGPFLIDLVISNEVPGAIG
- a CDS encoding type 1 glutamine amidotransferase domain-containing protein codes for the protein MTRKILIILSEWGYWGEELIGPLETFDAAGYQVDFATPTGKRPVALTPSMDATFVDPPLGRPVVSQEMAEKVRAIDDPNNPRLNNPISLRDWLPERPYWSSPKFLREMEAYYRRLEEIRAKDLSQYDSMLIVGGSGPLVDLVNNQRVHDLILNFYQMDKPIAAECYGVPCLAFARDINDRKSIIWGKHVTGHCLEYDYKDGTGFMGANVNPNLGDINFGPPFYPLEYILRDATGPEGQFHGNVGHEVSVIVDYPFVTGRSTPDSYATGQRLVEVLEKGLRRYGW
- a CDS encoding DJ-1/PfpI family protein yields the protein MTARMLEGKKIAVLVETEYIPYEIEAYQTRFAELGATVDLMSRLWEQPSVRFAADVDSVEVADRINRQEAPLATLEVNIDFQNVDLNEYAAVIMAANYTSVRLRYFQPPQGQQISPEQTRTAPAVQFFAKAMANPKIIKGLLCHGLWLLTPMPELLKGRRVICHEVVLADITNAGAIYVPPPANSEPNDPKNIAIDGDMVTGRAGHDVHAFIDAIATQIKQNSEYPCGEASYGIRNSELTTH